The Caldilineales bacterium genome has a segment encoding these proteins:
- a CDS encoding type II toxin-antitoxin system HicB family antitoxin: protein MTTYNITLDIEHLPEGPYLGTSPDLPGLIIQADTPEEVIRLAPDIAHDLIEVMRETGSIPGKQRLH, encoded by the coding sequence ATGACCACATACAATATCACCCTGGACATCGAGCACCTGCCCGAAGGCCCCTATTTGGGAACAAGCCCCGACCTCCCCGGGCTCATCATTCAGGCCGATACGCCCGAAGAAGTCATCCGGCTGGCGCCTGACATTGCCCATGACCTGATCGAGGTCATGCGCGAAACTGGCAGTATCCCCGGAAAGCAACGATTGCATTGA